The following is a genomic window from Alkaliphilus sp. B6464.
CCTACATTACCTGTTATTATTATAGACATAACTGTTATAGAAGATATCCCTCCTATTTGGTTAGAAATTTCTATTCCTATTGGTGTAGTTACAGATTTAGGAATCATAGAAAGCACCAAAGCTCTATCTATACCAAATAATGTACTAAGGGCCCATACACTAACAATGGCAGTCAAAGACCCTGCTAATATTCCTCCAAGTATAGGTATTAGATTAGACTTTAAAAGATCAATTTGCTTATAAAGTGGAACTGCAAGAATCACTGTTGCAGGCCCTAAAAAGAAATTAATAAAACTTCCACCCTTTTCATAAACCTCCACATCTATATTAAAAGAAAGTAGAAATACTATAGAAAGAATTATGCTTACAAAAAGGGGATTAAATACTGCTAGCTTTGTTCTCTTATATATAATTCCTCCTATTTCAAAGGATATTATAGATAAAAGTATACCAAAAACCGGTGTGTTTAATAGTTCCATTATTTTGAAATCCTCCTTTTTAAAAACTGGACTGTAAATCCTGTTACAGCAATTACTAATGCGGTTGATATAACTAATATTATTGTAATATACAGCCACTCGTTCTTTACTAGATGAAAATTTTTAATCATACCAACACCAGCCGGCACAAATAGAAAGGCAAGATGATCTAGTAAAAATTTTGAAACATCCTCTATAGTTTCAACTTTTAATATACCAGTTAAAAGACATATCAATAATATTATCATACCTAAAATATTACCTGGTATAGGAATTGCAGTAAAGCTCTTTATAAATTCGCCTACAAAAAGTATACCCAGTATAATCGCAAACTGCCTTAATAGCTTCAAATAATCATCTCCAATATGTAGAATGTTAATATAATTATAGCATGATTCAAAAATTAAGCATATATATTCAATTTTATTTAAACTTAAGCTAAATAAAAAACCGAGCTCAAATGAACTCGGTTTTTTTATATATTTAATATTTAAATATTAGTACCATCCTCTAAGTTTCATTGCATCTGCAACTCTCTTAATAGAAATCATGTAAGCAGCTGTTCTCATTTCTACTTGCTTTTCTTCTTTAAGATCCCAGATTTCATTGAAAGCTTTAACCATTAATGCTTCTTGCTTTTCTTGAACTTCTTCAAATGTCCAGTTATATCTTTGTAAGTTTTGTACCCACTCGAAGTATGATACAGTTACTCCACCAGCGTTAGCAAAAATATCTGGAACAACGATGATTCCTTTTTCGTTCATGATTTTGTCAGCTTCTAAAGTTGTAGGTCCATTAGCACCTTCACAAACAATTTTAGCTTTAACGCCACCAGCATTGTCAGAAGTTATAGCATTTTCTAATGCACATGGTAATAAAATATCTGCATCAAAAGTAATAATATCTTCTTTAGGGAATTCACTTTCAGCTCCTGGGAATCCTTTAATGCATCTATGCTCTTGTACATATGCAGCTAATGCATCAACATCGAATCCTTTGCTGTTATAAAGTCCAGCTGTATGGTCAGCAACTGCTACTATTGTTCCTCCTAGTTGAGCAACGTATTTAGCTGTAAAGCTACCAACATTTCCAAAACCTTGAATAGCTACTGTAGCTTGTGTCATATCAATACCAACTTTTTTAGCAGCCTCTCTAGCAGCAAGAGCAACTCCATATCCTGTAGCTTCTGTTCTAGCTAAAGAACCATAGAAGGATACTGGCTTACCTGTGTATACTCCAGGAGCAAATTCACCAGTTGCTTTTTGGTATTCATCTACAAACCAAGCCATAACTTGTCCGTTTGTTCCAACGTCTGGAGCAGGGATATCTACTTTTTCACCAATGATAGGAGCAATAGCTCTTGAGTAACCTCTAGATAATCTTTCTAATTCACCTTGAGATAATTCGA
Proteins encoded in this region:
- a CDS encoding Glu/Leu/Phe/Val family dehydrogenase is translated as MAGKANPFETAQQQVKSACDKLGTEQAVYEILKNPMRTLEVAIPVKMDDGTVKTFIGYRAQHNDAIGPFKGGVRFHPGVNADEVKALSTWMTFKCGVVGVPYGGGKGGVIVDPFELSQGELERLSRGYSRAIAPIIGEKVDIPAPDVGTNGQVMAWFVDEYQKATGEFAPGVYTGKPVSFYGSLARTEATGYGVALAAREAAKKVGIDMTQATVAIQGFGNVGSFTAKYVAQLGGTIVAVADHTAGLYNSKGFDVDALAAYVQEHRCIKGFPGAESEFPKEDIITFDADILLPCALENAITSDNAGGVKAKIVCEGANGPTTLEADKIMNEKGIIVVPDIFANAGGVTVSYFEWVQNLQRYNWTFEEVQEKQEALMVKAFNEIWDLKEEKQVEMRTAAYMISIKRVADAMKLRGWY
- a CDS encoding CidA/LrgA family protein, producing the protein MKLLRQFAIILGILFVGEFIKSFTAIPIPGNILGMIILLICLLTGILKVETIEDVSKFLLDHLAFLFVPAGVGMIKNFHLVKNEWLYITIILVISTALVIAVTGFTVQFLKRRISK
- a CDS encoding LrgB family protein; its protein translation is MELLNTPVFGILLSIISFEIGGIIYKRTKLAVFNPLFVSIILSIVFLLSFNIDVEVYEKGGSFINFFLGPATVILAVPLYKQIDLLKSNLIPILGGILAGSLTAIVSVWALSTLFGIDRALVLSMIPKSVTTPIGIEISNQIGGISSITVMSIIITGNVGVVMAGFLFRALKIEDEVAVGIAYGTAAHALGTSRAMEIGEKQGAMSSLSIGIAGLITVFITPLLIILLNI